From a single Streptomyces sp. NBC_00377 genomic region:
- a CDS encoding enhanced serine sensitivity protein SseB, which produces MDFPPTDFPADFSADFPAQAHHHPHGGWPGNELEEVLSVSLGVPGAGGRIVEVLGRSFVWVPLPGGGSPHSGPLDLATLELEGQVYVPVFSSEEQFRQVVGAHMSYTIAPAVEFARGLPPQVGILVNPDGVVGVPLPPAAVAELCRAGRTPLDGGAAGGRVRLYEPDWQDDPMDFLAAASQEFEAIGVVRTARRCLAVIETADPVMFVGVELSRWEGDLRALPLEALGRALGRTSAPWPVNLVLLDVAQDPVGDWLRERVRPFYTSDR; this is translated from the coding sequence ATGGATTTCCCCCCGACGGACTTCCCGGCGGACTTCTCCGCGGACTTTCCGGCGCAGGCGCACCACCATCCGCACGGCGGGTGGCCCGGCAACGAGCTGGAGGAGGTGCTCTCCGTCTCCCTCGGCGTGCCCGGAGCCGGCGGCCGGATCGTCGAGGTGCTCGGGCGCAGCTTCGTCTGGGTGCCGCTGCCCGGGGGCGGCAGCCCGCACAGCGGTCCCCTCGACCTGGCCACGCTGGAGCTCGAAGGACAGGTGTACGTGCCGGTCTTCAGCTCCGAGGAGCAGTTCCGGCAGGTCGTCGGCGCGCACATGTCGTACACGATCGCGCCCGCCGTCGAGTTCGCCCGCGGGCTGCCCCCGCAGGTGGGCATCCTGGTGAACCCGGACGGGGTGGTCGGTGTCCCGCTGCCCCCGGCCGCGGTGGCCGAGCTCTGCCGGGCGGGCCGCACCCCGCTGGACGGCGGCGCCGCCGGGGGCCGGGTCCGTCTGTACGAGCCCGACTGGCAGGACGACCCGATGGACTTCCTGGCCGCGGCCTCGCAGGAGTTCGAGGCCATCGGAGTGGTCCGCACGGCCCGGCGCTGCCTGGCCGTCATCGAGACGGCGGACCCGGTGATGTTCGTGGGTGTGGAACTCTCCCGGTGGGAGGGCGATCTGAGGGCGCTCCCGCTGGAAGCCCTGGGCAGGGCTCTGGGCAGGACCTCGGCCCCCTGGCCGGTGAACCTGGTTCTCCTGGACGTCGCCCAGGACCCGGTGGGCGACTGGCTGAGGGAAAGGGTCCGTCCCTTCTACACGAGCGACCGGTGA
- a CDS encoding AAA family ATPase — protein sequence MTVNRTSTARSTAFATGSGIALPAQPGAPAREASGAQQAPVVRDLRERAGRSPHGLVFGPRDLVVVTGLPGSGKSTLMRRTVRGLRVDSQDTRDRWDARAPRFLPYGLYRPLVRLAHYAGLRRALRSGEGVVVHDCGTQTWVRDWLGREARRRGGTLHLLLLDVGTDTALEGQRERGRGVSRYAFLRHRHAAARLVRAVEKGRLPAGCGSAVLLDREAADVLRRIGFTG from the coding sequence ATCACGGTGAACAGGACGAGCACGGCGAGGTCCACCGCATTCGCGACCGGTTCGGGGATCGCGCTGCCGGCACAGCCCGGCGCCCCGGCCCGGGAGGCGTCCGGCGCGCAGCAGGCGCCCGTCGTCCGCGACCTGCGCGAGCGGGCCGGCCGCAGCCCGCACGGCCTGGTCTTCGGTCCCCGGGACCTGGTCGTCGTGACCGGTCTGCCCGGCAGCGGCAAGTCCACGCTCATGCGGCGGACGGTCCGGGGCCTGCGCGTCGACTCCCAGGACACCAGGGACCGCTGGGACGCCCGCGCCCCGCGCTTCCTGCCCTACGGCCTCTACCGCCCCCTCGTCCGCCTCGCCCACTACGCGGGACTGCGCCGCGCCCTGCGCAGCGGTGAGGGAGTCGTCGTGCACGACTGCGGCACCCAGACCTGGGTGCGGGACTGGCTGGGCCGCGAGGCCCGCCGCCGCGGCGGCACCCTGCATCTGCTGCTGCTCGACGTGGGTACGGACACGGCGCTGGAAGGACAGCGCGAGCGCGGTCGGGGCGTCTCCCGGTACGCGTTCCTGCGCCACCGCCACGCCGCCGCCCGGCTGGTGCGCGCGGTGGAGAAGGGACGGCTGCCCGCGGGCTGCGGCTCGGCCGTGCTGCTGGACCGCGAAGCGGCCGACGTGCTGCGCCGCATCGGATTCACCGGCTGA
- the gcvT gene encoding glycine cleavage system aminomethyltransferase GcvT gives MSSTDPDSVQRAEQRHTALDAVHRALGATMTDFAGWDMPLRYGSERDEHQAVRTRAGLFDLSHMGEITVTGPQAAALLDFALVGNIGAVKPGRARYTMICRADGGILDDLIVYRLAETEAGSAQYLVVANASNAQVVLDALVERSAGFDAEVRDDRDAYALIAVQGPESPGILAAVTDADLDGLKYYAGLPGTVAGVPALIARTGYTGEDGFELFVRPEHAVELWQALTKAGEGVGLVPCGLSCRDTLRLEAGMPLYGHELSTSLTPFDAGLGRVVKFDKDGDFVGRTALEAAADRAAALPPRVLVGLVAEGRRVPRAGYAVVAGGEVIGEVTSGAPSPTLGKPIAMAYVDAAHAAPGTAGVGVDIRGSHEPYEVVALPFYKRRK, from the coding sequence ATGAGCAGCACCGACCCCGATTCCGTCCAGCGCGCCGAGCAGCGCCACACCGCCCTCGACGCCGTGCACCGTGCGCTCGGCGCGACGATGACCGACTTCGCCGGCTGGGACATGCCGCTGCGTTACGGCTCCGAGCGCGACGAGCACCAAGCCGTCCGCACCCGCGCCGGGCTTTTCGATCTCTCCCACATGGGCGAGATCACCGTCACCGGCCCGCAGGCCGCCGCCCTTCTCGACTTCGCCCTGGTGGGGAACATCGGGGCGGTCAAGCCCGGCCGCGCCCGCTACACGATGATCTGCCGGGCGGACGGCGGCATCCTGGACGACCTGATCGTCTACCGGCTGGCCGAGACCGAGGCCGGGTCCGCGCAGTACCTGGTGGTGGCCAACGCCTCCAACGCGCAGGTCGTGCTGGACGCCCTCGTGGAGCGGTCCGCGGGCTTCGACGCCGAGGTCCGCGACGACCGTGACGCCTACGCGCTGATCGCCGTGCAGGGCCCCGAGTCCCCCGGCATCCTCGCGGCCGTCACGGACGCCGACCTCGACGGCCTGAAGTACTACGCCGGTCTGCCCGGCACCGTCGCCGGCGTGCCCGCGCTCATCGCGCGCACCGGGTACACCGGCGAGGACGGCTTCGAGCTGTTCGTGCGGCCGGAGCACGCCGTCGAACTGTGGCAGGCGCTGACGAAGGCCGGCGAGGGCGTCGGCCTGGTCCCCTGCGGCCTGTCCTGCCGGGACACCCTGCGCCTGGAGGCCGGCATGCCGCTGTACGGGCACGAGCTGAGCACCTCCCTCACCCCCTTCGACGCGGGCCTCGGCCGGGTCGTGAAGTTCGACAAGGACGGCGACTTCGTCGGGCGTACGGCGCTGGAGGCGGCCGCCGACCGGGCCGCCGCCCTGCCCCCGCGCGTCCTCGTCGGCCTGGTCGCCGAGGGCCGCCGGGTCCCGCGCGCCGGGTACGCGGTCGTCGCAGGCGGCGAGGTGATCGGCGAGGTCACCTCCGGCGCCCCCTCCCCGACCCTCGGCAAGCCGATCGCGATGGCGTACGTCGACGCCGCCCACGCGGCGCCGGGGACCGCGGGCGTCGGCGTGGACATCCGGGGCAGCCACGAGCCGTACGAGGTCGTGGCGCTGCCGTTCTACAAGCGCCGCAAGTAG
- the gcvH gene encoding glycine cleavage system protein GcvH → MSNPQQLRYSKEHEWLSVAEDGVSTVGITEHAANALGDVVFVQLPEVGDTVTAGETCGELESTKSVSELYAPVTGEIVEVNQDVVDDPALVNSAPFEGGWLFKVRAAGEQDDLLSADEYTAFTAG, encoded by the coding sequence ATGAGCAACCCCCAGCAGCTGCGCTACAGCAAGGAGCACGAGTGGCTGTCGGTCGCCGAGGACGGCGTCTCGACGGTCGGCATCACGGAGCACGCGGCCAACGCGCTCGGCGACGTGGTCTTCGTCCAGCTCCCGGAGGTCGGTGACACGGTGACCGCGGGCGAGACCTGCGGCGAGCTGGAGTCGACCAAGTCGGTCAGTGAGCTGTACGCACCGGTGACGGGCGAGATCGTCGAGGTCAACCAGGACGTCGTCGACGACCCGGCGCTGGTGAACTCCGCCCCCTTCGAGGGCGGATGGCTGTTCAAGGTACGCGCCGCGGGCGAGCAGGACGATCTGCTCAGCGCCGACGAGTACACCGCCTTCACCGCCGGCTGA
- the glyA gene encoding serine hydroxymethyltransferase, with protein MSVLNTPLHELDPEIAAAVDAELNRQQSTLEMIASENFAPLAVMEAQGSVLTNKYAEGYPGRRYYGGCEHVDVAEQIAIDRIKELFGAEYANVQPHSGASANQAALFALAQPGDTILGLDLAHGGHLTHGMRLNFSGKQFNVVAYHVDDAGLVDMAEVERLAKEHRPKVIIAGWSAYPRQLDFAEFRRIADEVEAFLWVDMAHFAGLVAAGLHPNPVAYADVVTSTTHKTLGGPRGGIILARKEFAKKLNSSVFPGFQGGPLEHVIAAKAVSFKVAAGEEFKERQRRTVEGAQILAERLTSPDARAAGVNVLSGGTDVHLILVDLRESELDGQQAEDRLHEVGITVNRNAVPNDPRPPMVTSGLRIGTPALATRGFTAEDFAEVADVIAETLKAPSPFAEADAAPLKARVTALADKHPLYPGLNG; from the coding sequence ATGTCCGTACTGAACACGCCCCTGCACGAGCTCGACCCGGAGATCGCCGCCGCGGTCGACGCCGAGCTGAACCGCCAGCAGTCCACGCTCGAGATGATCGCCTCGGAGAACTTCGCTCCGCTCGCGGTGATGGAGGCGCAGGGCTCGGTCCTGACCAACAAGTACGCCGAGGGCTACCCGGGCCGCCGCTACTACGGCGGCTGCGAGCACGTCGACGTGGCCGAGCAGATCGCGATCGACCGGATCAAGGAGCTGTTCGGCGCCGAGTACGCCAACGTCCAGCCCCACTCGGGCGCCTCCGCCAACCAGGCCGCCCTGTTCGCGCTGGCCCAGCCGGGCGACACGATCCTCGGCCTGGACCTGGCCCACGGCGGCCACCTGACCCACGGCATGCGGCTGAACTTCTCCGGCAAGCAGTTCAACGTGGTCGCGTACCACGTGGACGACGCCGGTCTGGTCGACATGGCCGAGGTCGAGCGGCTCGCCAAGGAGCACCGCCCGAAGGTGATCATCGCCGGCTGGTCGGCGTACCCGCGGCAGCTGGACTTCGCCGAGTTCCGCCGGATCGCGGACGAGGTCGAGGCCTTCCTGTGGGTCGACATGGCGCACTTCGCCGGTCTGGTCGCGGCGGGTCTGCACCCGAACCCGGTCGCCTACGCGGACGTCGTCACCTCCACCACCCACAAGACGCTGGGCGGCCCCCGCGGCGGCATCATCCTCGCCAGGAAGGAGTTCGCGAAGAAGCTGAACTCGTCCGTCTTCCCGGGCTTCCAGGGCGGTCCCCTGGAGCACGTGATCGCGGCCAAGGCGGTCTCCTTCAAGGTCGCCGCCGGCGAGGAGTTCAAGGAGCGCCAGCGCCGTACGGTGGAGGGCGCGCAGATCCTCGCCGAGCGGCTGACCTCGCCGGACGCCCGCGCGGCCGGGGTGAACGTCCTGTCCGGGGGCACCGACGTGCACCTGATCCTGGTCGACCTGCGCGAGTCCGAGCTGGACGGTCAGCAGGCCGAGGACCGGCTCCACGAGGTCGGCATCACCGTCAACCGCAACGCGGTCCCCAACGACCCGCGGCCGCCGATGGTGACCTCCGGTCTGCGGATCGGCACGCCCGCCCTGGCCACCCGCGGTTTCACCGCCGAGGACTTCGCCGAGGTCGCGGACGTGATCGCGGAGACGCTGAAGGCGCCGTCCCCGTTCGCCGAGGCCGACGCGGCGCCGCTGAAGGCCCGGGTCACGGCCCTGGCGGACAAGCACCCGCTGTACCCCGGTCTGAACGGATAG
- a CDS encoding L-serine ammonia-lyase, with protein sequence MAISVFDLFSIGIGPSSSHTVGPMRAARMFARRLRSEGLLDSVASVRCELYGSLGATGHGHGTPKAVLLGLEGASPRTVDVEGADDRVEQIKDSGRLRLLGSHEVPFSFGDDLVLHRRKALPYHANGMTIWARDAQGADLLSKTYYSVGGGFVVDEDAVGADRIKLDDTVLKYPFRTGDELLRLAKETGLSISSLMLENERAWRTEDEIRAGLLEIWRVMRECVSRGMSREGILPGGLRVRRRAAMTARQLRAEGDPLALSMEWITLYAMAVNEENAAGGRVVTAPTNGAAGIIPAVLHYYVNFAAGGASEGEKEDGVVRFLLAAGAIGMLFKENASISGAEVGCQGEVGSACSMAAGALAEVFGGSPEQVENAAEIGMEHNLGLTCDPVGGLVQIPCIERNGMAAVKAVTAARMAMRGDGSHKVSLDKVIKTMKDTGADMSVKYKETARGGLAVNIIEC encoded by the coding sequence GTGGCCATCTCGGTCTTCGACCTGTTCTCGATCGGTATCGGCCCGTCCAGCTCGCACACGGTCGGCCCGATGCGCGCGGCGCGCATGTTCGCCCGGCGGCTGCGCAGCGAGGGGCTGCTGGACTCCGTCGCGTCGGTGCGCTGCGAGCTGTACGGCTCGCTGGGCGCGACGGGCCACGGCCACGGCACCCCGAAGGCGGTGCTGCTCGGTCTGGAGGGCGCCTCACCGCGCACGGTGGACGTGGAGGGCGCGGACGACAGGGTGGAGCAGATCAAGGACTCCGGCCGGCTGCGGCTGCTGGGCTCGCACGAGGTCCCGTTCTCCTTCGGCGACGACCTGGTCCTGCACCGCCGCAAGGCCCTCCCGTACCACGCCAACGGCATGACGATATGGGCCCGTGACGCGCAGGGCGCCGACCTGCTGTCGAAGACGTACTACTCGGTCGGCGGCGGCTTCGTCGTGGACGAGGACGCGGTCGGCGCGGACCGCATCAAGCTCGACGACACGGTCCTGAAGTACCCCTTCCGCACGGGTGACGAGCTGCTGCGCCTGGCGAAGGAGACCGGCCTGTCGATCTCCTCCCTGATGCTGGAGAACGAGCGTGCCTGGCGCACCGAGGACGAGATCCGAGCCGGGCTGCTGGAGATCTGGCGGGTGATGCGGGAGTGCGTGTCCCGGGGCATGTCCCGGGAGGGCATCCTGCCGGGCGGGCTGCGCGTCCGCCGCCGGGCGGCCATGACGGCACGCCAGCTCCGGGCGGAGGGCGATCCACTGGCGCTCTCCATGGAGTGGATCACGCTCTACGCGATGGCGGTGAACGAGGAGAACGCGGCCGGCGGCAGGGTGGTGACGGCGCCCACGAACGGCGCCGCGGGCATCATCCCGGCGGTCCTGCACTACTACGTGAACTTCGCGGCCGGGGGCGCCTCCGAGGGGGAGAAGGAGGACGGGGTGGTCCGCTTCCTCCTCGCGGCCGGCGCGATCGGCATGCTCTTCAAGGAGAATGCCTCCATCTCCGGTGCCGAGGTCGGCTGCCAGGGCGAGGTCGGCTCGGCCTGCTCGATGGCCGCGGGCGCGCTCGCCGAGGTGTTCGGCGGCTCCCCCGAGCAGGTGGAGAACGCGGCCGAGATCGGCATGGAGCACAACCTCGGCCTGACCTGCGACCCCGTGGGCGGTCTGGTCCAGATCCCGTGCATCGAGCGCAACGGCATGGCCGCGGTGAAGGCGGTCACGGCGGCCCGTATGGCGATGCGCGGCGACGGTTCGCACAAGGTGTCCCTGGACAAGGTCATCAAGACGATGAAGGACACGGGCGCGGACATGTCGGTGAAGTACAAGGAGACGGCCCGGGGCGGGCTGGCGGTCAACATCATCGAGTGCTGA
- a CDS encoding MOSC domain-containing protein, whose translation MSGSVSAVSRSGTYSFTKPNRESVTLVAGLGVAGDVHAGATVKHRFRMRKDPSQPNLRQVHLIHEELFAQVRAAGFEVAAGELGENVTTRGIDLLGLPTGTLLRLGGEAVVEVTGLRNPCAQIDGFRSGLLKQVVGRGPDGRPAFRSGIMSVVLAGGVVRPGDPITVELPAGPHHPLRIV comes from the coding sequence ATGAGTGGGTCGGTCAGCGCGGTCAGCAGGAGCGGTACGTACTCCTTCACCAAGCCCAACCGGGAGAGCGTCACACTGGTCGCCGGGCTCGGGGTGGCGGGGGACGTGCACGCCGGGGCGACGGTGAAGCACCGGTTCCGGATGAGGAAGGATCCCTCGCAGCCGAATCTGCGGCAGGTGCACCTCATCCACGAGGAGCTGTTCGCGCAGGTGCGTGCGGCCGGGTTCGAGGTGGCCGCCGGGGAGCTCGGGGAGAACGTGACCACGCGCGGCATCGATCTGCTCGGGCTGCCGACGGGGACGCTGCTGCGGCTCGGCGGCGAGGCCGTGGTCGAGGTGACCGGGCTGCGCAATCCCTGCGCGCAGATCGACGGCTTCCGGAGCGGGCTCCTGAAGCAGGTCGTCGGGCGGGGTCCGGACGGCCGTCCGGCCTTCAGGTCCGGGATCATGAGCGTGGTGCTGGCCGGGGGCGTGGTGCGCCCCGGGGACCCGATCACGGTCGAGCTGCCCGCCGGACCGCACCACCCTCTGCGGATCGTCTAG
- a CDS encoding NADPH-dependent F420 reductase, translating into MKIGIIGAGNIGGNLTRRLSALGHDVSVANSRGPQTLKELAEETGATPVTVEEAPRGAEVVVITIPLKAVPDLPSGLLDGAADGVAVIDTGNYYPQQRDGRIAAIEDEGLTESRWTERQIGHPVIKAFNGTYAQDILDRPRTAGGPDRVALPVAGDDETAKAKVRALIDELGFDTVDAGGIDDSWRQQPDTPVYGLRAGTEAVTRALAEANPERPAAFRG; encoded by the coding sequence ATGAAGATCGGCATCATCGGCGCGGGCAACATCGGCGGCAACCTCACCCGGCGCCTCAGCGCCCTCGGCCACGACGTCTCCGTGGCGAACTCCCGCGGGCCGCAGACGCTCAAGGAACTCGCCGAGGAGACGGGAGCGACCCCCGTCACCGTCGAGGAGGCGCCGCGCGGCGCCGAGGTCGTGGTGATCACGATCCCGCTCAAGGCGGTCCCGGACCTGCCGTCCGGCCTCCTGGACGGCGCGGCCGACGGCGTGGCCGTCATCGACACCGGCAACTACTACCCGCAGCAGCGCGACGGCCGGATCGCGGCCATCGAGGACGAGGGCCTCACCGAGAGCCGCTGGACGGAACGCCAGATCGGCCACCCGGTGATCAAGGCGTTCAACGGCACCTACGCCCAGGACATCCTGGACCGCCCGCGCACCGCGGGCGGGCCCGATCGCGTCGCGCTCCCGGTCGCAGGCGACGACGAGACGGCGAAGGCCAAGGTGCGCGCCCTGATCGACGAGCTCGGCTTCGACACCGTGGACGCGGGCGGCATCGACGACTCCTGGCGCCAGCAGCCCGACACCCCCGTGTACGGGCTGCGGGCCGGCACCGAGGCGGTCACCAGGGCGCTGGCGGAGGCGAACCCGGAGCGCCCGGCGGCCTTCCGCGGCTAG
- a CDS encoding zinc-dependent alcohol dehydrogenase family protein yields MTFSSSTPVRTVLFHELGGPDVLTVEEVDLPAPGPGEVLVRVEAVALNRAEALFRSGGYYYRPTLPGSRNGYEAAGEVEAVGEGVTAFAPGDPVMSAANFELGAHGVYAERILLPQTSLVPRPAEVDAVDAAAVWLTYTTAYGALVERAGLAPGDRVLITGASSGVGTAAIQVARRAGAIPIATTRTEAKRRRLYDLGAEHVIVSDDEDVIKETVRLTGGRGADVVLDAIGGAGFAALGEATAADGTLVSYGWLDQQPILLPRRWPLTVHGYANLVVTGTEDGRRRGSHYVNSGLADGTLRPVVAEVFDGLDRIRDAHRLMESNAHTGKIVVRVTE; encoded by the coding sequence ATGACATTCTCTTCCTCAACTCCCGTTCGTACCGTGCTCTTTCACGAACTCGGTGGCCCCGACGTCCTCACCGTCGAAGAGGTCGACCTGCCCGCGCCCGGCCCCGGGGAGGTGCTCGTGCGTGTGGAGGCCGTGGCGCTCAACCGGGCCGAGGCCCTGTTCCGCTCGGGCGGCTACTACTACCGGCCGACCCTGCCCGGCTCGCGCAACGGCTACGAGGCGGCGGGCGAGGTCGAGGCGGTCGGCGAGGGCGTGACGGCGTTCGCGCCCGGCGACCCGGTGATGTCGGCGGCCAACTTCGAACTCGGCGCCCACGGGGTCTACGCCGAACGCATCCTGCTGCCGCAGACCTCGCTGGTCCCGCGCCCGGCCGAGGTGGACGCCGTCGACGCGGCGGCCGTCTGGCTCACCTACACCACCGCCTACGGCGCCCTGGTCGAACGGGCGGGTCTGGCCCCGGGTGACCGCGTTCTGATCACCGGCGCGTCCAGCGGGGTGGGGACGGCCGCGATCCAGGTCGCCCGCCGGGCAGGCGCGATCCCTATCGCCACCACCCGGACCGAGGCCAAGCGGCGACGGCTGTACGACCTGGGCGCTGAGCACGTGATCGTCAGCGACGACGAGGACGTGATCAAGGAAACCGTGCGGCTCACCGGCGGCCGGGGCGCCGACGTCGTCCTCGACGCGATCGGCGGCGCCGGCTTCGCCGCCCTGGGCGAGGCGACCGCCGCAGACGGCACGCTGGTCAGCTACGGCTGGCTGGACCAGCAGCCCATCCTGCTGCCCCGCAGATGGCCGCTGACCGTGCACGGTTACGCCAACCTCGTCGTCACCGGCACCGAGGACGGCCGCCGCCGCGGCTCCCACTATGTCAACTCCGGTCTCGCCGACGGCACGCTCCGCCCGGTCGTCGCCGAGGTCTTCGACGGCCTGGACCGCATCCGGGACGCCCATCGCCTGATGGAGTCGAACGCGCATACGGGAAAGATCGTCGTTCGCGTCACGGAATAG
- a CDS encoding AraC family transcriptional regulator: protein MDVLSDAVAAMRTGRPHSSRQDVQAPWGMRFGESDGAGFHVLLRGSAWLIPAGGEPVALAAGDVVFLAHGHGHALASGLDAPLKEVRVGSDGRWPEPPRPADAHGCADAVVMCGVYRLDRSRAHRLLAELPEVMHLPARVGTHRSLRAAVELLGMELDERSPGSDAIVTALLDTLLLYILRAWWQQERGAGRTAGWAAALADPAVSAALRAIHGDPARPWTVQELGGEGGLSRAAFARRFTALVGEPPLTYLTWWRMTTAGRLLRADDAPLRQVAQRSGYTSEFAFAKAFKREYGVAPGQYRRSPGPANRAPGSNSRA, encoded by the coding sequence ATGGACGTACTCAGTGACGCCGTCGCCGCGATGCGCACCGGGCGGCCGCACTCCTCCCGACAGGACGTGCAGGCGCCCTGGGGGATGCGCTTCGGGGAGTCCGACGGCGCCGGGTTCCACGTTCTGCTGCGCGGGTCGGCCTGGCTGATCCCGGCCGGGGGCGAACCGGTCGCCCTCGCGGCAGGGGATGTGGTGTTCCTGGCGCACGGCCACGGCCACGCGCTGGCCAGCGGACTCGACGCCCCGCTGAAGGAGGTGCGGGTGGGCTCCGACGGTCGCTGGCCCGAACCCCCGCGCCCGGCCGACGCGCACGGGTGCGCGGACGCCGTGGTGATGTGCGGTGTCTACCGACTGGACCGCTCCCGCGCCCACCGTTTGCTGGCCGAACTGCCGGAAGTCATGCACCTGCCCGCCCGGGTCGGCACGCACCGCTCGCTGCGCGCCGCGGTCGAGCTGCTGGGCATGGAGCTGGACGAACGCAGCCCAGGTTCGGACGCCATCGTCACCGCGCTCCTGGACACGCTCCTGCTGTACATCCTGCGTGCGTGGTGGCAGCAGGAGCGGGGCGCCGGACGGACCGCGGGCTGGGCGGCGGCGCTCGCCGACCCGGCGGTCTCGGCGGCGTTGCGCGCGATCCACGGCGACCCGGCCCGGCCGTGGACGGTGCAGGAGCTGGGCGGCGAGGGCGGGCTGTCCCGGGCGGCCTTCGCACGCCGGTTCACCGCGCTGGTCGGCGAGCCGCCGCTGACCTATCTGACCTGGTGGCGGATGACCACCGCCGGCCGACTCCTCCGGGCGGACGACGCCCCCCTGCGGCAGGTCGCCCAACGCAGTGGCTACACCTCGGAGTTCGCCTTCGCCAAGGCGTTCAAACGGGAGTACGGCGTCGCGCCGGGGCAGTACCGACGATCGCCGGGCCCTGCGAATCGAGCGCCGGGCTCGAACAGCCGGGCCTGA
- a CDS encoding EF-hand domain-containing protein yields the protein MADIEEARKQFQRIDTDGDGFITAAEFKTALAQQGDWNVTESVAEVIIKSRDLNGDKLLSFDEFWAHLNK from the coding sequence GTGGCCGACATCGAAGAAGCGCGCAAGCAGTTCCAGCGGATCGACACGGACGGGGACGGCTTCATCACCGCGGCCGAGTTCAAGACCGCCCTGGCCCAGCAAGGTGACTGGAACGTCACCGAGTCGGTCGCCGAGGTCATCATCAAGAGCCGTGACCTCAACGGCGACAAGCTCCTCTCGTTCGACGAGTTCTGGGCGCACCTGAACAAGTGA
- a CDS encoding GNAT family N-acetyltransferase yields the protein MGNLRDILDAAARGVFPPLDGRTTVVPQPSRRDAGVLSFTAHSVVFTDEDPQWVHETLRAADCDALAASMSPRFLTALLDRTGRVAETIDALVVGSPLPGAPSLSLTEIEDRDHPRVVSSRRRRDEVRVWAAEGGVVVLGRGVAGRLEVAVEVEEDVRHRGTGRALAAAARHLGGGEPVWAQISPGNARSTRAFQAAGYRPVGAEALLTVRPDRGVAAARGTAPGSDRSPGR from the coding sequence GTGGGGAATCTGCGGGACATTCTCGACGCGGCCGCGCGCGGGGTCTTCCCTCCCCTCGACGGCCGCACGACCGTCGTCCCCCAGCCCTCCCGCCGCGACGCGGGCGTCCTCTCCTTCACCGCCCACTCCGTGGTCTTCACCGACGAGGACCCGCAGTGGGTGCACGAGACACTGCGCGCCGCCGACTGCGACGCCCTCGCCGCGTCGATGAGCCCGCGCTTCCTGACCGCTCTGCTGGACCGTACGGGCCGGGTCGCGGAGACGATCGACGCACTGGTGGTCGGCTCCCCGCTGCCGGGTGCTCCTTCCCTCTCGCTGACGGAGATCGAGGACCGGGACCACCCCCGGGTGGTGAGCTCCCGTCGGCGGCGCGACGAGGTCCGGGTGTGGGCCGCCGAGGGAGGCGTGGTCGTGCTCGGGCGCGGGGTCGCGGGACGGCTGGAGGTCGCCGTGGAGGTCGAGGAGGACGTACGGCACCGGGGCACGGGGCGGGCCCTGGCGGCAGCGGCGCGGCACCTCGGCGGGGGCGAGCCGGTGTGGGCGCAGATCTCGCCCGGGAACGCCCGCAGCACACGGGCGTTCCAGGCGGCCGGGTACCGGCCGGTCGGCGCGGAGGCGCTGCTCACCGTCAGGCCGGACCGGGGCGTCGCGGCGGCGCGTGGCACGGCCCCCGGTTCGGACCGCTCGCCCGGCCGCTGA